The Thermoanaerobacterales bacterium nucleotide sequence AAAGGCGCCCTTCGCGCTTCAGGTGGGCGATGGCGGTCGCGGTGTTGCGCCATGCGACCTGCTGGGTAAGAATCGCCCCGACAATCACCTCGAAAGGGGTCTCGGCCGGCCACCAGTAGCGGGGACCGAAATACTGCAGCAGGCGGTCGAAGATAGCAAGCAGGGTCTTGCGCGTGAGGTCAGTCGGCTTCAAACTTATAGCCTACCCCCCAGACGGTCTTGATGAAGGTTGGATGCTCGGGGTCTTTTTCAATCTTTTTGCGCAACCGCCGGACGTGCACCGTGACGGTGCTCTCGTCGCCGACGAAGTTTGATTCCCAAACCTTTTTGACAAGGTGCGCGCGTGAAAACACGCGGTTGGGATTGGAAGCCAGGATCCAGAGGAGTTCGAACTCCTTCGAGGTCAGTTCGACCTGCCGGCCCCAGGCCACTACTTCCCTGGTCTGGGGGTTGATGCTCAGGTTCGGGTAAACCAGTTCGCGGTCCTTGGCGGATTCCTCGGCGCCCTTGGTATAGCGCCGCAGCACCGCCTTGACGCGCAGGACGAACTCGGCCGGGCTGAAGGGCTTGCACTGATAGTCGTCGACACCCATCTTAAAGCCGACGATGCGGTCGGTTTCGTCGCCGCGCGCCGAGAGGACGATGATGGGAACGTCCCGCCTGGACTTAATGCGCCCGCAGGCCTCCAGGCCGTCCATCCTCGGCATCATGATATCCAACACTATCAGGTCGGGATGTGTTGCCTGATCTATTTCCACGGCCTCCAAGCCGTCGGAGGCGGTGAGAACCTCAAAACCCTCACGTCTGAGCACCGCCGAGAGAATCTTCTGTACTTTGGGG carries:
- a CDS encoding response regulator transcription factor encodes the protein PKVQKILSAVLRREGFEVLTASDGLEAVEIDQATHPDLIVLDIMMPRMDGLEACGRIKSRRDVPIIVLSARGDETDRIVGFKMGVDDYQCKPFSPAEFVLRVKAVLRRYTKGAEESAKDRELVYPNLSINPQTREVVAWGRQVELTSKEFELLWILASNPNRVFSRAHLVKKVWESNFVGDESTVTVHVRRLRKKIEKDPEHPTFIKTVWGVGYKFEAD